The Fimbriimonas ginsengisoli Gsoil 348 genome window below encodes:
- a CDS encoding serine hydrolase domain-containing protein: MKADPFQALQDGFIKFAYGSDWAGAERFVRSALRSRRPGKPTRRFRTLGNLLLYEACLAQGKRIDAARAKREIERTESGDSLAEPRRQMQTLDLVYSLKRRFGPNARDGFEKFVSKDRELSNFMELLSPNAAVVRKRAWTMLNTPIGLSGPGSVTYLMALTALVRVEGLAGRLSAASSLASAVRKLAAAPISDSETRYRRECLLEDMDHWLRRFGLSHAPPGRSFRPAEDSMFPAADTRAKREEIGLSSNADGALGTYLSLCQRTGADACLILLRGHLVTEWYSDRYSGQPINIYSSTKSITGLVAAIAEGDGKLNSDEKVAKYLKDWRGGMRDEVTVQDLLDMTAGLPDDSELYSRGIPLTADLDRNALGLKPIHDRGDWAYCSYGVQLLDPILEQVLGKPVHEFARKRLFGPLGIGRDSGFDTDPFGNTDLFTGAKFRARELARIGAVVLAKGKWQGTQVIPEDWIQTVAYDSSGAYSDLFYLDDYSRKLPKKYRTHWIGMRGAYSNNCTIFPDLEMVIVRLQKNFWSWTEQDYDLKEPAAIAALARAIEAEKPSALPQGHGLK; encoded by the coding sequence TTGAAAGCCGATCCGTTTCAGGCGTTGCAAGATGGATTCATAAAATTCGCCTACGGTAGCGACTGGGCCGGTGCGGAGCGATTCGTTCGCTCCGCATTGCGGTCTCGGCGCCCCGGAAAACCCACCCGGCGGTTCCGTACCCTCGGCAATCTTCTGCTGTACGAGGCTTGCCTGGCCCAAGGCAAGCGAATCGATGCCGCTCGCGCCAAGAGGGAAATCGAAAGGACCGAGAGTGGAGATTCGCTTGCGGAGCCGCGTCGTCAGATGCAAACCTTGGATCTCGTATACAGCCTGAAGCGCCGATTCGGCCCGAATGCGCGAGACGGATTCGAGAAGTTCGTTTCGAAAGACCGGGAGTTGTCGAACTTCATGGAGCTCCTCAGCCCCAACGCTGCCGTGGTAAGAAAGCGGGCTTGGACGATGCTGAATACTCCGATCGGCCTTTCGGGCCCCGGGTCGGTGACGTACCTCATGGCGCTAACCGCCCTTGTTCGCGTCGAAGGGCTTGCGGGGCGCTTGAGCGCCGCGTCGAGCCTGGCTTCGGCCGTTCGAAAGCTTGCCGCGGCTCCCATCTCCGACTCGGAGACCCGCTATCGCCGTGAGTGCCTTCTGGAGGACATGGATCATTGGCTGCGCCGGTTCGGCCTCTCGCACGCCCCGCCCGGGCGGAGTTTCCGACCGGCTGAAGACTCTATGTTTCCTGCGGCGGATACGCGGGCGAAACGCGAGGAGATTGGACTGAGCTCGAACGCGGATGGGGCTCTAGGAACCTATTTAAGCCTCTGCCAACGCACCGGAGCCGACGCATGCCTGATCCTGCTACGTGGCCACCTTGTCACCGAGTGGTACTCGGACCGGTATTCCGGCCAGCCGATCAACATCTATTCGTCGACGAAATCGATTACCGGATTAGTCGCCGCCATCGCGGAGGGAGACGGCAAGCTGAACTCCGACGAGAAAGTGGCCAAGTACCTAAAGGACTGGAGGGGAGGGATGCGGGATGAGGTGACCGTTCAAGACCTGCTCGACATGACCGCCGGCCTTCCGGACGACAGCGAGTTGTACAGTCGCGGTATTCCGCTGACCGCCGATCTCGACCGAAATGCCCTTGGTCTGAAGCCGATCCACGACCGCGGCGACTGGGCTTACTGTAGCTACGGCGTCCAGTTATTGGATCCGATCCTGGAGCAGGTGCTCGGCAAACCCGTCCACGAATTCGCCCGAAAACGGCTTTTCGGTCCCTTGGGAATCGGTCGCGATAGCGGCTTCGATACCGACCCGTTCGGAAATACCGATCTCTTTACGGGCGCTAAGTTTCGAGCCCGGGAGCTCGCTCGAATCGGGGCCGTCGTTTTAGCGAAAGGGAAGTGGCAAGGGACGCAGGTGATCCCCGAAGACTGGATTCAAACGGTCGCCTACGATTCAAGTGGAGCGTATTCGGATCTCTTCTATCTCGACGACTACTCCAGAAAGCTGCCCAAAAAATACCGGACTCATTGGATCGGGATGCGGGGCGCTTACTCGAACAACTGTACGATCTTCCCCGATCTGGAAATGGTGATCGTGAGGCTTCAAAAGAACTTTTGGAGCTGGACTGAGCAAGACTACGACCTGAAGGAACCTGCCGCCATCGCCGCCTTGGCGCGAGCGATCGAAGCAGAGAAGCCATCGGCTTTGCCTCAGGGCCATGGCTTAAAATAA
- a CDS encoding DUF488 domain-containing protein produces MAEQQIFTIGVYGTTEALFFESLVSHGVTHFVDVRRRRGLRGHEYAYGNSNALQARLATLGIEYVHRIDLSPTDEIRTAQLVVDAASGTSQRAREHLSDEFVERYRSQVLAGFDANRFLGEFPEDARLVLFCVEGHPDACHRSILATEIETQSGRSWRDITQIPN; encoded by the coding sequence GTGGCGGAGCAACAGATATTCACGATCGGGGTGTATGGAACGACCGAGGCTTTGTTCTTCGAATCGCTCGTATCTCATGGCGTCACGCATTTCGTGGATGTTAGGCGGCGGCGGGGCTTGCGCGGCCATGAGTACGCCTACGGCAACTCGAACGCTCTTCAGGCGCGGCTCGCCACGCTTGGGATCGAGTACGTTCACCGAATCGATCTTTCGCCGACCGATGAGATCCGGACCGCTCAGCTCGTCGTGGATGCGGCGAGCGGAACAAGCCAGAGGGCGAGAGAGCATCTTAGCGACGAATTTGTGGAGCGTTACCGGTCCCAGGTCCTTGCCGGATTCGACGCGAACCGGTTTCTGGGAGAGTTTCCGGAGGATGCGCGGCTGGTTTTGTTTTGCGTCGAGGGTCACCCCGACGCCTGCCACCGCTCGATCCTAGCGACGGAGATAGAGACCCAATCGGGAAGATCTTGGCGCGACATAACCCAAATACCGAACTAG
- a CDS encoding DUF1003 domain-containing protein produces MPNDTDSAQGSPDLTTDVWSSLRLPASERAERLVKNANDVQGQQLSALDRLAVVITDQVGTMGFFLTIFAWTVLWCGYNILASRVPSLHWKAFDPFPAFVSYLLICNVIQILLIPLIMVGQNLQGRHAEIRAQLDFEINQTAEKEVTMILRHLEHQTDLIIQLMKHQNCQVSPEVVRSLRTDQQLTKEIEKEKPT; encoded by the coding sequence ATGCCGAACGACACCGATAGCGCTCAAGGTTCGCCCGACTTGACGACCGACGTCTGGAGCTCGTTACGTTTACCGGCAAGCGAGCGGGCCGAGCGGCTGGTCAAGAACGCCAACGACGTTCAGGGGCAGCAGCTAAGCGCGCTCGACCGCCTGGCCGTCGTCATTACCGATCAGGTGGGCACGATGGGTTTCTTCCTCACCATCTTTGCCTGGACCGTTCTTTGGTGCGGCTACAACATCCTCGCATCCCGGGTCCCCAGCCTTCACTGGAAGGCGTTCGACCCGTTTCCGGCGTTCGTTTCCTACCTTTTGATCTGCAATGTGATCCAGATATTGCTGATTCCGCTCATCATGGTTGGTCAAAACTTGCAAGGCCGGCATGCCGAGATCCGGGCGCAGCTCGATTTCGAGATCAACCAAACAGCCGAGAAGGAGGTGACGATGATCCTTCGCCATCTGGAGCACCAAACGGACCTGATCATCCAGCTAATGAAACACCAAAACTGCCAAGTCTCCCCGGAAGTCGTTCGGTCGCTCCGCACCGACCAGCAGCTCACGAAAGAGATCGAGAAAGAGAAGCCAACTTAG
- a CDS encoding carboxymuconolactone decarboxylase family protein yields the protein MQSRMSNPATLLPDAMPAIMSLVSTVHKSAAPAPILALVHLRASQINGCSACVDGGARNAKKAGETDERLFAVAAWRDTPYFSDAERAALALSEAMTRLSDRSDPVPDEIWNEAAKHFEEPALAAIVLWIATTNLFNRVNAATRQAPGGW from the coding sequence ATGCAATCACGAATGAGCAATCCCGCCACCCTCCTCCCCGATGCTATGCCCGCAATCATGTCGCTCGTTTCGACCGTTCATAAGAGCGCGGCGCCTGCGCCGATTCTCGCTCTTGTGCACCTCCGGGCGAGTCAGATCAACGGGTGCAGCGCATGCGTCGATGGTGGGGCGCGAAACGCGAAGAAGGCGGGCGAAACCGACGAGCGGCTTTTCGCCGTGGCGGCTTGGCGCGACACGCCTTATTTTTCGGACGCGGAGCGAGCGGCGCTCGCGCTAAGCGAGGCGATGACTCGGCTCAGCGATCGATCCGACCCCGTTCCGGATGAAATTTGGAACGAAGCCGCCAAGCACTTCGAGGAGCCGGCGCTCGCCGCCATCGTTCTTTGGATCGCCACGACCAACCTGTTCAACCGAGTCAACGCCGCCACTCGCCAGGCGCCCGGGGGGTGGTAA
- a CDS encoding class I SAM-dependent methyltransferase: MNPNKALWEKGDFTRIAATMRQSGEAFVKSLEITPDMRVLDLGCGDGTTAIPSALLGARVLGVDIAANLVEAGNRRAQDLGLTNCRFQEGDASQLDGLNDESFDLVVTIFGAMFAPKPFEVAREMKRVTRPGGRIVMGNWIPNDPTLVAQILKISSAYSPPPPEGFVSPMTWGVEREVVERFAVAGVARSSISFAQEQWVFDYPGSAAEFVSEFRNYYGPTMNAFAAAEKAGRDAELEQELIALFESQNQGASPHHTTIPATYLLVTVKI, translated from the coding sequence ATGAATCCGAACAAGGCCCTTTGGGAAAAGGGCGACTTTACTCGAATCGCGGCGACCATGCGGCAGAGCGGCGAGGCGTTCGTAAAGAGTCTCGAGATCACCCCCGACATGCGGGTCCTCGACCTCGGCTGCGGTGATGGTACGACCGCGATCCCGAGCGCCCTACTTGGGGCGCGCGTCCTCGGCGTCGACATCGCCGCCAACTTGGTGGAGGCCGGAAACCGTCGTGCACAGGACTTGGGCTTAACGAACTGCCGATTCCAAGAAGGGGACGCGAGCCAACTGGACGGCTTAAACGATGAATCGTTCGACCTCGTCGTAACGATCTTCGGCGCGATGTTTGCGCCGAAGCCGTTCGAAGTTGCCCGCGAAATGAAGCGCGTGACCCGGCCCGGTGGCCGGATTGTCATGGGGAACTGGATACCAAACGATCCCACGCTGGTGGCGCAGATCTTGAAGATCAGCTCCGCCTACTCGCCGCCCCCGCCGGAGGGGTTCGTCAGCCCGATGACCTGGGGCGTCGAGCGCGAAGTCGTGGAGCGGTTCGCCGTCGCCGGCGTCGCTCGCAGCTCTATCTCGTTCGCGCAGGAACAGTGGGTGTTCGACTATCCCGGCTCGGCGGCGGAGTTCGTGTCGGAGTTCCGGAACTATTACGGCCCGACCATGAACGCCTTCGCCGCCGCCGAAAAAGCCGGCCGAGATGCGGAGTTGGAGCAGGAACTGATAGCCCTCTTCGAGAGCCAGAACCAAGGCGCCAGCCCCCACCACACCACCATCCCGGCCACGTACCTACTCGTCACCGTTAAGATCTGA
- a CDS encoding GFA family protein, producing MSVLENSYQGQCFCGAVEFVVTGESVGAGYCHCESCRSWSAGPVNAFTLWSPESVTITKGENLIGVYNKTERSSRKWCTVCGGHLMTEHPLWSLVDVYAASIPDFPFTPGVHVNYAATVLPMKDGLPKMHDFPKELGGSGELIAE from the coding sequence ATGAGCGTACTTGAGAATAGCTACCAAGGACAGTGCTTTTGCGGCGCCGTCGAATTCGTTGTGACTGGGGAATCGGTTGGCGCGGGATACTGCCACTGCGAGTCGTGCCGGAGCTGGTCTGCGGGGCCGGTAAATGCGTTCACGCTTTGGAGTCCGGAATCGGTAACGATCACGAAGGGTGAAAATCTTATCGGGGTCTACAACAAGACCGAGAGAAGCTCCCGCAAATGGTGCACCGTCTGCGGCGGCCACCTGATGACCGAGCATCCGCTTTGGAGTCTAGTCGACGTTTACGCGGCAAGTATTCCGGACTTCCCATTTACTCCGGGTGTACACGTGAACTACGCGGCCACCGTGCTACCGATGAAAGACGGACTGCCCAAGATGCACGACTTCCCGAAGGAGCTCGGAGGCTCCGGCGAACTTATAGCCGAATAA
- a CDS encoding phytanoyl-CoA dioxygenase family protein: MRANGHNEVRSIGDTVYRGEIPNLPYPAEFHVEAAIEGMHRDGYCILPRVLDADGVRRLRDKIDGSGGPDEQYEVAKWCFNKHLPSDYMHDPEMLQYIDPPDMIAVLEGCMGQFFQVIGGTLWVTGQGRQMPLHVDFLPFPLPEDVTHDPRITIPIFFATAHYYLDDLTLDLGPTTIIPGSHRAGRPPTNETSYEGVVPHAVMLKAGDVCLFRSDLWHAAAMNTSERRRYMVQVHYAHSTMGKWFPPIELEQYWSAEVLTAATPQQRRLLGQPRHP, from the coding sequence ATGCGGGCTAACGGACACAACGAGGTGCGGTCGATCGGCGACACGGTTTACCGGGGCGAGATTCCTAATCTCCCCTATCCGGCCGAATTTCACGTCGAAGCGGCGATCGAAGGGATGCATCGGGACGGGTATTGCATCCTGCCGCGCGTGCTCGACGCGGACGGAGTCCGGAGGCTACGCGACAAGATCGACGGCTCGGGCGGACCCGACGAGCAGTACGAGGTGGCGAAATGGTGCTTTAACAAGCACCTGCCATCCGATTACATGCACGATCCGGAGATGTTGCAATACATCGACCCGCCGGACATGATCGCGGTGCTGGAGGGGTGTATGGGGCAGTTCTTTCAGGTGATTGGCGGCACGCTTTGGGTCACCGGGCAAGGACGTCAAATGCCGCTCCACGTCGACTTTCTTCCCTTCCCGCTACCCGAGGACGTCACCCACGATCCGCGGATCACGATTCCGATCTTTTTCGCCACCGCCCACTACTATCTCGACGACCTGACCCTCGATCTGGGCCCGACTACGATCATCCCCGGCTCACATCGCGCCGGCCGCCCACCGACGAACGAAACCTCGTACGAGGGGGTGGTGCCTCACGCGGTGATGCTGAAAGCGGGAGATGTGTGTCTTTTTCGAAGCGACCTTTGGCACGCGGCGGCGATGAATACCAGCGAGCGGCGACGGTACATGGTGCAAGTCCACTACGCCCACTCCACGATGGGCAAGTGGTTCCCGCCGATCGAGTTGGAGCAATATTGGTCTGCCGAGGTGCTCACCGCCGCCACCCCGCAGCAGCGGCGGTTGTTGGGCCAACCGCGGCATCCTTGA
- a CDS encoding sigma-70 family RNA polymerase sigma factor, which yields MDQSSVLVERFEENRAQLRAVAFRMLGSLSEADDAVQESWLRLNRSDRTEVENLGGWLKTVVARVCLDMLRARKSRREDSLDSRTSEVKAGGADPEEEALLADSVGTALLVVLETLAPAERVAFVLHDMFDVPFEEIGMVIGRSPMAARQLASRARRRVKGAEEPPEADLTLQRNIVAAFMAASRAGDFEGLLAVLDPDVVVRADRLAVSFGAAPEVRGAAEVAGTFLGRAQAARPALVDGVAGLAWVVDGRPRVVFELTFVNGRIATIDLLADNEVHQAMDLVVE from the coding sequence GTGGATCAAAGCAGCGTTTTAGTGGAGCGGTTCGAGGAGAATCGGGCGCAACTGCGGGCGGTGGCGTTTCGGATGCTGGGCTCTCTGAGCGAGGCGGACGACGCCGTGCAGGAGAGCTGGCTGAGGCTAAATCGCTCCGACCGCACGGAAGTGGAGAACCTTGGCGGGTGGCTGAAAACGGTCGTCGCCAGAGTCTGCCTGGACATGCTCCGCGCGCGGAAATCACGGCGCGAAGATTCACTGGATAGCCGGACCTCCGAGGTTAAGGCAGGCGGCGCAGATCCGGAGGAGGAGGCGCTGCTTGCCGACTCCGTTGGTACGGCTCTGCTTGTGGTGCTTGAAACACTCGCCCCCGCCGAACGGGTCGCGTTCGTCCTGCACGACATGTTCGACGTGCCGTTTGAGGAGATCGGAATGGTCATCGGGCGGTCACCGATGGCGGCCAGGCAGCTCGCCAGCCGCGCCCGACGAAGGGTAAAAGGGGCCGAGGAACCTCCGGAAGCCGACCTTACGCTACAGCGGAATATCGTGGCCGCCTTTATGGCCGCCTCCCGAGCAGGCGATTTCGAAGGTCTTCTCGCGGTACTCGATCCCGACGTGGTGGTCCGCGCCGACCGGCTGGCCGTTTCGTTCGGGGCCGCCCCGGAGGTTCGCGGGGCGGCCGAGGTTGCCGGCACCTTCTTGGGTCGCGCTCAGGCCGCGCGGCCGGCGCTGGTGGACGGAGTCGCCGGCCTCGCCTGGGTCGTGGATGGACGGCCACGGGTCGTCTTCGAGCTCACGTTCGTCAATGGCCGAATCGCCACGATCGACCTCCTCGCCGATAACGAGGTCCATCAAGCAATGGACCTCGTTGTCGAGTGA
- a CDS encoding lanthionine synthetase LanC family protein has translation MLTIEEAKDALFVLPEDVVLSPVLALPKAIRSFMEYKESDYALTRRYARGGTKILSKDAGLLLEQFRTPRTLVDGIIAFSDSLDADPIPVLDSASSMLFALVEDDCLTREGSDQALLTKPSLQIGEKFKDFEVVRCCQLLEDTEVYLVREGEADFYALKIVRAGSANAYMNELFEREGRILTRLEGDPTPKLREVGRFEERAYLVMEWLEGMSLSEVSQIYQKKSGNLTRQADLIQLKTLRAALAERVIDAYARLHDRGCVHGDVHPRNILVMEDNTVRLIDFGFGRFVEDLDDIPARAGVSRYFEPEFAAARHENVIPPPASMLGEQYTVAVMAYEVLSDENIANGQYLPFSMELPEQMRQIVEEPPLPLTSYFDRINPRLESAILKGLAKDPADRHPSMRAFHGTFVQSMGPEPEAPDYGDRVSFRLGSQANRPGGRYIREFVDWCGPEQDWFDIVFRRHPSCSIKYGGAGIAYALYRLGARYESADLLSLADLWISKSVAHIHDARAFHGLEVQITHETVGDICPLHSPSGVYMVQALISEAMGDFEVCNRALGKFVEAATAAPCDNPDLTIGRTGVLLSCAIALEHFRKSSHIDLRPIWALGDQMFKGIWAQLGEMGAVGEDRKIDLLGIAHGWSGLCYGALRWHNATGTPPIDAVQTRLEQLVELAQVYQKGLRWPYSIAHEHSSTGWCNGHAGWVHLWIEAAQTYGDDRYMALAEGAASSTWQDREGIASLCCGSAGKAYALMDMYNVSKDPRWLKRAEQVGMDAIGSGQTGYSLYKSMGGIVVMASDLTLPEYACLPMFGRES, from the coding sequence ATGCTAACCATCGAAGAAGCCAAAGACGCCCTGTTCGTCCTTCCGGAAGACGTCGTCCTGTCCCCGGTGCTTGCCCTTCCCAAGGCGATCCGGTCGTTCATGGAGTACAAGGAATCGGACTATGCCCTCACCCGGCGATACGCTCGTGGGGGCACTAAAATTCTTTCGAAAGACGCCGGTCTTCTCTTAGAGCAGTTTAGAACTCCTCGAACGCTCGTCGACGGGATTATCGCGTTCAGCGACTCGCTCGATGCCGACCCGATACCGGTCTTGGATTCCGCAAGCTCCATGCTCTTTGCCCTCGTGGAGGACGATTGCTTAACCCGCGAAGGGTCGGATCAGGCCCTGCTGACTAAACCCAGTCTCCAAATAGGAGAGAAGTTCAAAGACTTCGAGGTGGTCCGCTGCTGCCAACTGCTGGAAGACACCGAGGTCTACTTGGTGCGCGAGGGTGAGGCGGACTTCTACGCGCTTAAGATCGTACGGGCTGGCAGTGCGAACGCCTACATGAACGAGCTGTTCGAGCGGGAAGGGCGCATCTTGACCCGCCTGGAGGGAGATCCGACGCCGAAGCTCCGCGAGGTGGGCCGGTTCGAGGAGCGCGCCTACCTGGTGATGGAATGGCTGGAAGGGATGTCGTTAAGCGAGGTTAGCCAGATCTATCAAAAGAAGAGCGGCAACCTCACCCGCCAAGCGGACCTAATCCAGTTGAAGACGCTTCGCGCGGCGCTGGCCGAAAGGGTCATCGACGCTTACGCCCGCCTCCATGACCGCGGGTGCGTCCACGGCGACGTTCACCCTCGCAACATCCTCGTGATGGAGGACAATACCGTTCGACTCATCGACTTCGGCTTCGGCCGTTTCGTGGAAGACCTGGACGATATTCCGGCGCGCGCCGGAGTCTCGCGATACTTCGAGCCCGAGTTCGCTGCCGCGCGCCACGAAAACGTCATCCCTCCCCCGGCCAGCATGTTGGGCGAGCAGTACACGGTGGCGGTAATGGCCTACGAAGTTCTAAGCGACGAGAACATCGCCAACGGCCAGTACCTCCCGTTTTCAATGGAATTGCCGGAGCAGATGCGCCAAATCGTGGAGGAGCCGCCATTACCCCTCACTTCGTATTTCGACCGCATCAATCCGAGACTCGAGTCGGCGATCTTAAAAGGGCTCGCGAAAGACCCGGCGGACCGGCACCCATCCATGCGGGCGTTTCACGGCACCTTCGTGCAATCGATGGGGCCGGAGCCGGAGGCGCCGGATTACGGCGACCGGGTTTCATTCCGCCTCGGTAGTCAGGCGAATCGCCCGGGTGGTCGTTATATCCGAGAGTTCGTGGATTGGTGCGGGCCCGAGCAAGATTGGTTCGACATCGTTTTCCGCCGCCATCCCTCTTGCAGCATCAAATACGGCGGTGCCGGAATCGCTTATGCGCTCTATCGACTCGGAGCTCGGTACGAGAGCGCCGATTTGCTCTCCCTCGCCGATCTCTGGATCTCGAAGTCTGTGGCTCACATCCACGACGCAAGGGCGTTTCACGGGCTCGAGGTTCAGATCACCCACGAAACGGTGGGCGACATCTGCCCGCTGCACTCACCCTCGGGCGTTTACATGGTGCAGGCGCTCATAAGCGAGGCGATGGGCGATTTCGAAGTGTGCAACCGCGCCCTTGGTAAGTTTGTCGAGGCCGCCACGGCCGCGCCATGCGACAACCCGGACCTCACCATCGGCCGGACCGGCGTCCTCCTCTCGTGCGCCATCGCGCTGGAGCACTTTCGCAAATCCAGCCACATCGATCTCCGTCCCATTTGGGCTCTGGGGGATCAGATGTTCAAGGGGATCTGGGCGCAGCTTGGTGAAATGGGCGCGGTGGGCGAAGACAGAAAAATCGACCTGCTCGGAATCGCGCATGGCTGGTCGGGGCTTTGCTACGGCGCTTTGCGGTGGCACAACGCGACCGGAACCCCGCCGATCGATGCCGTTCAGACCCGCCTCGAGCAACTGGTCGAGCTTGCCCAAGTTTATCAAAAAGGTCTCCGCTGGCCCTACTCCATCGCCCACGAACACTCGTCGACGGGTTGGTGCAACGGCCATGCCGGCTGGGTGCACCTCTGGATCGAAGCCGCGCAAACGTACGGTGACGACCGCTACATGGCCCTTGCCGAAGGGGCCGCGTCCAGCACTTGGCAGGACCGGGAAGGGATCGCGTCGCTCTGCTGCGGATCCGCAGGCAAAGCGTACGCCCTGATGGATATGTACAATGTGTCCAAGGATCCAAGATGGCTGAAGCGGGCGGAGCAGGTGGGAATGGATGCGATCGGCAGCGGCCAAACCGGTTACTCGCTTTACAAGAGCATGGGCGGCATCGTGGTGATGGCATCTGATTTAACGCTCCCCGAATACGCGTGCCTCCCCATGTTCGGACGCGAGTCGTAG
- a CDS encoding SRPBCC family protein — MVEFQLTQIPIMKTGMLIRKPVGEVFEAFVNPEIITKFWFTKGSGRLVAGAQVQWDWEMFGISVPIAVKEVEPDHRILIEFPGAGGPTSVEWRFTSRDDGTFVDITHSGFTGSGDDLVRQVADSTQGFTLVLAGAKAFLEHGLQLNLVADRYPKGLAEH; from the coding sequence ATGGTCGAATTTCAGCTTACACAGATCCCGATCATGAAGACCGGCATGCTCATCCGCAAGCCGGTCGGCGAAGTGTTCGAGGCGTTCGTCAACCCGGAAATCATCACGAAGTTTTGGTTCACCAAGGGGAGCGGGAGATTGGTGGCTGGCGCCCAGGTTCAGTGGGATTGGGAGATGTTCGGCATTTCCGTTCCCATTGCCGTGAAGGAGGTCGAGCCAGACCATCGCATCCTGATCGAGTTCCCCGGCGCAGGCGGCCCCACATCCGTCGAGTGGCGGTTCACCTCTCGGGATGACGGCACGTTCGTCGACATCACCCACTCCGGCTTCACCGGCTCCGGCGACGACCTAGTGAGGCAGGTGGCCGACTCCACCCAAGGATTTACCCTCGTTCTCGCGGGCGCCAAGGCGTTTCTAGAACACGGCCTCCAGCTCAACCTCGTGGCCGACCGATATCCCAAGGGACTCGCCGAGCATTGA
- a CDS encoding winged helix-turn-helix transcriptional regulator: MAGRASYGQFCPVAKACEVFTERWTPLIVREMVMGSERFSDIHRGVPLMSRSLLSKRLQELERAGVIERTEGEGSHDVYRLTSAGKELGPIVVQLGQWGKQWIRSEWTPRELDPGLLMWDMRRRIDFQALTDERIVVHFLYQDAPISRRRWWLILDQKEVDLCLVDPGLEPDLHVTTQVSTMTSIWMGDLSYGTALQNGDLQLAGPAKLRSRLPSWLRLSTFADIDRRVH; encoded by the coding sequence ATGGCTGGGAGAGCGAGCTATGGGCAGTTCTGCCCAGTCGCCAAAGCGTGCGAAGTGTTCACTGAGCGGTGGACGCCGCTTATCGTGCGCGAGATGGTGATGGGAAGTGAGCGGTTCAGCGACATCCATCGCGGGGTTCCGCTCATGTCGAGAAGCCTGCTTTCGAAGCGGCTACAGGAGCTGGAACGAGCGGGCGTCATCGAGCGGACGGAGGGAGAAGGGAGCCACGATGTGTACCGTTTGACTTCGGCGGGCAAGGAATTGGGGCCGATCGTGGTGCAGTTGGGACAGTGGGGCAAGCAGTGGATCCGGAGCGAGTGGACGCCCCGCGAATTGGACCCCGGACTGCTCATGTGGGACATGCGACGGCGCATCGATTTCCAGGCGTTGACCGATGAGCGGATTGTTGTTCATTTTCTGTACCAAGACGCTCCGATCAGCCGCCGGCGATGGTGGCTTATACTCGATCAAAAGGAGGTCGACCTGTGCCTGGTAGACCCGGGCCTCGAGCCTGATCTGCACGTCACGACCCAGGTGAGCACGATGACGTCGATCTGGATGGGCGACCTTTCCTACGGAACCGCGCTCCAAAACGGCGACCTTCAATTGGCGGGTCCGGCCAAGCTGCGCAGCCGGCTCCCGTCCTGGCTCCGGCTCAGCACCTTCGCCGACATAGATCGGCGGGTGCATTAG